The Elaeis guineensis isolate ETL-2024a chromosome 13, EG11, whole genome shotgun sequence genome includes a region encoding these proteins:
- the LOC105056531 gene encoding putative laccase-9: MGILKVSIMHLLGFVVFCGVLASPVWAATQQHDFVIEETPYTRLCHTKQILTVNGQFPGPTIKARKGDTVIVRVYNHAGYNITLHWHGVDQPRNPWSDGPEYITQCPIQPGANFTYTILFSEEEGTIWWHAHSDWDRATVHGAIIVYPRQGTTFPFPQPYQEIPIILGEWWNANVSEVLADALRTGSDPEISDAYTINGQPGDLYNCSKPGTFKALVEHGKTYLLRVVNAAINNELFFAIAGHQLTVVGTDASYTKPFTTDFIMITPGQTMDLLLEANQPVTNSTNNRYYMAASAYSSAVNVAFDTTITTAIVEYVNSTNSSSISPQFPYLPSYNDTNSATNFTANLRSLASEDHPVDVPQTFDERIIISISVNEILCPNSSCEGPNGNRLAASLNNISFVSPLIDILDAYYQNISGVYGTGFPSQPPFYFNFTGDNLPFSLLFPRRATEVRVLEYNTSVEIVFQGTNLLAGENHPMHMHGYSFYVVGRGFGNYDAEKDPATYNLVDPPLENTVGVPKNGWAAIRFRASNPGVWFMHCHLDRHLSWGMNTVFIVKNGASPQARLLPPPSNMPPC; the protein is encoded by the exons ATGGGCATCCTTAAGGTTTCCATCATGCATTTGTTGGGATTTGTGGTGTTTTGTGGTGTGCTTGCTAGCCCAGTTTGGGCTGCCACTCAGCAGCATGACTTTGTG ATAGAAGAAACTCCCTATACTCGGCTGTGTCACACCAAACAAATTCTGACGGTGAACGGCCAGTTCCCGGGGCCAACCATCAAAGCCCGCAAGGGAGACACCGTTATCGTTAGAGTGTACAATCATGCGGGGTACAACATCACCCTCCATTG GCATGGGGTGGACCAGCCAAGGAATCCATGGTCCGACGGGCCGGAGTACATCACACAGTGTCCAATCCAACCAGGCGCTAACTTCACGTACACCATCTTGTTCTCTGAAGAAGAAGGGACAATCTGGTGGCATGCCCACAGTGATTGGGATCGGGCGACGGTACATGGAGCCATTATAGTGTACCCTCGGCAAGGCACTACCTTCCCCTTTCCCCAGCCCTACCAGGAGATCCCCATCATTCTAG GAGAATGGTGGAACGCCAACGTGAGTGAAGTCCTAGCAGACGCTCTCCGCACCGGCAGTGATCCGGAAATATCCGATGCCTACACCATCAACGGCCAACCCGGCGACCTCTACAACTGCTCCAAACCAG GAACATTCAAAGCTTTGGTGGAGCATGGCAAGACCTACCTCCTCCGAGTGGTCAATGCGGCCATAAACAATGAGCTCTTCTTCGCCATCGCCGGACACCAGCTCACCGTGGTCGGCACCGATGCGAGCTACACCAAGCCATTCACGACCGACTTCATCATGATCACGCCGGGCCAGACCATGGACCTCCTCCTTGAGGCCAACCAACCTGTCACCAACTCTACCAACAACCGTTACTACATGGCAGCTTCGGCCTACTCCAGTGCAGTTAATGTCGCATTCGATACCACTATCACGACAGCAATCGTAGAGTACGTCAACAGCACCAATAGTTCATCCATCTCTCCGCAATTCCCCTACCTTCCATCGTACAACGACACTAATTCGGCGACCAACTTCACCGCCAACCTCCGGTCTCTGGCGAGCGAAGACCACCCGGTGGATGTCCCGCAAACTTTCGATGAACGGATCATCATCTCGATATCAGTCAATGAGATTTTATGCCCCAACAGCTCGTGCGAGGGACCCAATGGAAACCGGCTGGCCGCTAGCCTTAACAACATAAGTTTTGTTTCACCACTGATTGATATCCTCGACGCCTACTATCAGAATATCAGCGGAGTCTATGGGACAGGGTTTCCAAGTCAGCCGCCATTCTATTTCAACTTCACCGGAGATAACTTGCCGTTCAGCTTGTTGTTTCCGAGGAGGGCGACGGAGGTTAGGGTTTTGGAGTACAATACGAGCGTGGAGATAGTGTTCCAGGGGACCAATCTTTTGGCTGGGGAGAACCATCCCATGCACATGCATGGCTATAGCTTCTACGTGGTGGGACGGGGGTTCGGAAACTATGATGCGGAGAAGGACCCGGCGACCTATAACTTGGTGGACCCACCACTTGAGAACACGGTTGGGGTGCCCAAGAATGGTTGGGCGGCTATAAGGTTCAGGGCTTCAAACCCAG GTGTTTGGTTCATGCATTGCCATTTGGATCGCCATCTCAGCTGGGGAATGAATACTGTGTTCATTGTCAAGAATGGTGCAAGCCCACAAGCTCGATTGCTGCCACCGCCTTCGAACATGCCTCCCTGTTAG